Proteins found in one Buchnera aphidicola str. G002 (Myzus persicae) genomic segment:
- the minE gene encoding cell division topological specificity factor MinE translates to MALLDFFLSRNKNTTNIANANIAKERLQIIIAEQRKYNNEPDYFPQLKREILSVICKYVKIEPNMISVQLEQKREDITILELNVILPD, encoded by the coding sequence ATGGCTTTATTGGATTTTTTTTTATCCCGGAACAAAAATACTACCAATATTGCTAATGCTAATATTGCGAAAGAAAGATTACAAATAATTATTGCAGAACAAAGAAAATATAATAATGAACCAGATTATTTTCCTCAATTAAAACGTGAAATATTATCTGTAATTTGTAAATATGTGAAAATAGAACCTAATATGATTAGTGTTCAACTAGAACAAAAAAGAGAAGATATTACTATATTAGAACTAAATGTTATTTTACCAGATTAG
- the flgN gene encoding flagellar export chaperone FlgN codes for MKILINIIKKIEANLSSLEVLMNQEHKNLLNPDSNMNELKFIIKKKEHFLKQFLELSKERAFFEKKNNIFLPYKEHHELKKYSILIFKKSCLLKKINIQNKILLNKKFYFNQYFLELFLSDRKCITYNLSGNLEY; via the coding sequence ATGAAAATCTTAATAAATATAATTAAAAAAATAGAAGCAAATTTATCATCTTTAGAAGTTTTAATGAACCAAGAACATAAAAATTTATTAAATCCTGATTCTAATATGAATGAATTAAAGTTCATCATAAAGAAAAAAGAACATTTTTTAAAACAATTCTTAGAATTAAGTAAGGAAAGAGCATTTTTTGAAAAAAAAAATAATATCTTTTTACCTTATAAAGAACATCATGAATTAAAAAAATATTCTATTCTTATTTTTAAAAAATCTTGTTTATTAAAAAAAATAAATATTCAAAATAAAATTCTTTTAAATAAAAAATTTTATTTTAACCAATATTTTTTAGAATTATTTTTATCAGATAGAAAGTGTATCACGTATAATCTGAGTGGTAATTTAGAATATTAA
- the flgA gene encoding flagellar basal body P-ring formation chaperone FlgA, whose translation MILKKITISFFLLCLSYQVDALSLNEKLNDFFKKEYPFKKNRMHIIIRTPLKDHLNCKKPFFSILSNLRDLSLVDVLLKCDTRQYFLQVEIQTQGEYIVAKRKIPRGTKIQKSDLKILIGRLDMLPNNTYLKKEDVINRVNLRDIFPLQPITSFITRPFWLVQVNQQVKIIFKGDGFTISSIAKSLNNGAENEKVRIKTKNGKIITGIVNKNGEVIVSL comes from the coding sequence ATGATATTAAAAAAAATAACAATTAGTTTTTTTTTATTGTGTTTATCTTATCAAGTTGATGCATTAAGTTTAAATGAAAAATTAAATGATTTCTTTAAGAAAGAATATCCTTTTAAAAAAAATCGTATGCATATCATAATACGTACTCCATTAAAAGATCATCTGAATTGTAAAAAACCTTTTTTTTCAATTTTAAGTAATTTGCGTGATTTGAGTTTAGTTGATGTTCTTTTAAAGTGCGATACACGACAATATTTTTTACAAGTAGAAATTCAAACACAAGGAGAATATATCGTTGCTAAAAGAAAAATTCCTAGAGGAACGAAAATACAAAAATCAGATTTAAAAATTTTAATTGGACGATTAGATATGTTACCTAATAATACGTATCTCAAGAAAGAAGACGTAATTAATAGAGTTAATTTACGTGACATTTTCCCATTACAACCGATAACATCTTTTATAACACGACCGTTTTGGTTAGTGCAAGTCAATCAACAAGTTAAAATTATTTTTAAAGGAGATGGTTTTACGATTTCTTCAATAGCAAAATCATTAAATAATGGAGCAGAAAATGAAAAAGTACGTATTAAAACAAAAAACGGAAAGATTATTACAGGAATTGTTAATAAAAATGGAGAAGTTATAGTGTCTCTTTAA
- a CDS encoding OmpA family protein: MKKRAFAIVFLLASLVTSVQAEEKNGWYLGTKMGWSHFNPLKYNIDDLKKTDNTSSESKENLSAPIIGLFLGYEFNPYFAFEIENDTNGFFPHRIFQKEQKYTQINSVQLATKLSYPITDDFHFYTRLGGTVFWENLVSKQDLKSMFSKESKLFPSLSLGAEYVFNKKFITRLDYTWKNTIRNIIDSSIKPSLGDAILSFGWKFGKSDVDDIFLSDDSELLNRQYSVLNENINFPFNSTELKPISYDKLDKLENDIKKMNLKNISIILSGHSDRIGSIEYNQTLSEDRAYSIKNYLTSKGFSREQITVQGMGNLYSLTNQVCKDIENRPLLISCLAPDRRVEIEVLSSSDK; the protein is encoded by the coding sequence ATGAAAAAACGAGCTTTTGCTATCGTATTTTTATTAGCAAGCTTAGTGACGTCTGTCCAAGCCGAAGAAAAAAATGGATGGTATCTAGGTACAAAGATGGGATGGTCTCATTTTAATCCTCTAAAATATAACATTGATGATTTGAAAAAGACTGACAATACTAGTAGTGAATCAAAAGAAAACCTCAGTGCTCCAATTATTGGATTATTTTTAGGATACGAATTTAATCCATATTTTGCTTTTGAAATAGAAAACGATACTAATGGTTTTTTTCCTCATCGTATATTTCAAAAAGAACAAAAATATACGCAAATTAATAGTGTGCAATTAGCAACTAAATTATCTTATCCAATTACAGATGATTTTCATTTTTACACTAGATTGGGCGGAACAGTATTTTGGGAAAATCTTGTTTCTAAACAAGATTTAAAAAGCATGTTTAGTAAAGAAAGTAAATTATTTCCTAGTTTGTCTTTAGGAGCTGAATATGTATTTAATAAAAAATTTATTACTAGATTAGATTATACTTGGAAAAATACCATAAGAAATATAATAGATTCATCTATTAAACCTTCTTTAGGAGATGCAATTTTATCTTTTGGATGGAAATTTGGAAAATCTGATGTTGATGATATATTTTTATCTGATGATTCTGAATTATTAAATAGACAATACAGTGTATTAAATGAAAATATTAATTTTCCTTTTAATAGTACAGAATTAAAACCTATTTCTTATGATAAGCTTGACAAATTAGAAAATGATATAAAAAAGATGAATTTAAAAAATATTTCAATTATTCTTTCAGGACATTCTGATAGAATTGGTAGTATAGAATATAACCAAACATTATCTGAGGATCGCGCTTATAGCATTAAAAACTATTTAACATCTAAAGGTTTTTCTAGAGAACAAATAACTGTCCAAGGAATGGGAAATTTGTATTCATTAACTAATCAGGTATGTAAGGATATAGAAAATAGACCTTTATTAATTAGTTGTTTGGCTCCTGATCGTCGAGTAGAAATTGAAGTTTTATCTAGTTCAGACAAGTAA
- the murJ gene encoding murein biosynthesis integral membrane protein MurJ: MNLLKSLISVSFMTLISRILGFIRDLLIASTFGASIFTDAFFISFKIPNLLRRIFSDGTFSQAFIPILMEYKTRKNEKYVKDFLSSIFGFMIFFLFILTILGMFFSRFLILINAPGFSELPKKLELSENLLIIMFPYILLISLSSFFSSILNSWNYFSIPALSPIFLNISMIIFSIFFSSFFNPSIFSLGWAVVIGGLVQLFYQLPFLYKINMLVLPKISYHNIGLSRFLKKIGPAILGTSASQISLIMNTIFSSLLHSGSISWIYYADRLIEFPVGIFGTSLSTILFTSLTKRYKNGIKLEYKKLLDWGFRIGLIVSLPSAIILFVLAKPIVVVLFQYGKFTEFDVLMTKEVLELYSFGLIAFILTKILASAFYACEEISIPMQISLLTLLLTQVMNPIFIFYFKHAGLALSVSISSWINFLFLYWKLYQRKIIFFKYRELIFVIRLILSTLVMLFILFFVLYFMPLWNIGSFVNKVIRLLFVCFISGIGYLITLNFLGIRFMSFSYKLS, from the coding sequence ATGAACCTTTTAAAATCTTTAATATCAGTAAGTTTTATGACCTTAATATCTCGTATATTAGGTTTTATTCGAGATTTATTAATTGCTAGTACCTTTGGTGCTTCTATCTTTACTGATGCTTTTTTTATATCTTTTAAGATTCCTAATTTATTACGTCGTATTTTTTCTGATGGAACTTTTTCTCAAGCCTTTATACCCATATTAATGGAATATAAAACTCGTAAAAACGAGAAGTATGTAAAAGATTTTCTTTCTTCTATATTTGGTTTTATGATATTTTTTCTATTTATTTTAACAATATTAGGAATGTTTTTTTCTCGATTTTTAATTTTAATTAACGCCCCAGGTTTTTCAGAGTTACCTAAAAAACTAGAATTATCTGAAAATTTGTTGATAATTATGTTTCCTTATATTTTATTAATTTCTTTATCTTCTTTTTTTTCCTCTATTTTAAATAGTTGGAATTATTTTTCTATTCCCGCTTTATCTCCAATATTTTTAAACATTAGTATGATTATTTTTTCTATTTTTTTTAGTTCTTTTTTTAATCCTTCTATTTTTTCTTTAGGATGGGCTGTTGTTATTGGTGGTTTAGTACAATTATTTTATCAATTACCATTCTTATATAAAATAAATATGTTAGTTTTACCTAAAATTAGTTATCACAATATTGGTCTATCAAGGTTTTTAAAAAAAATAGGACCAGCTATTTTGGGAACGTCTGCAAGTCAAATATCTTTAATTATGAATACTATTTTTAGTTCATTATTACATTCAGGATCAATATCTTGGATATATTACGCTGATCGATTAATAGAATTTCCAGTTGGAATATTTGGTACATCATTAAGTACTATTTTATTTACATCTCTTACTAAAAGATATAAAAATGGTATAAAATTAGAATATAAAAAATTACTAGATTGGGGTTTTCGTATTGGTTTAATTGTCTCATTACCCAGTGCCATAATTCTTTTTGTTCTAGCTAAACCTATTGTAGTTGTTCTTTTTCAATATGGTAAATTTACAGAATTTGATGTTTTAATGACGAAAGAAGTGCTTGAATTATATTCTTTTGGTTTGATTGCTTTTATTTTAACTAAAATATTAGCTTCTGCTTTTTATGCTTGTGAAGAAATAAGTATTCCTATGCAGATTTCATTATTAACACTACTTTTAACGCAAGTAATGAATCCAATTTTTATTTTTTATTTTAAACATGCTGGTCTTGCTTTATCTGTTAGTATATCTAGCTGGATAAATTTTTTATTTCTTTATTGGAAATTGTATCAAAGAAAAATTATTTTTTTTAAATATAGAGAATTAATTTTTGTAATTCGTTTAATTTTATCAACATTAGTCATGCTTTTTATTTTGTTTTTTGTTTTATATTTTATGCCTTTATGGAATATAGGTTCTTTTGTTAATAAAGTAATTCGTTTATTGTTTGTTTGTTTTATCTCTGGTATTGGATATTTAATCACGTTGAATTTTTTAGGAATTCGTTTCATGAGTTTTTCTTATAAGTTATCTTAA
- the minC gene encoding septum site-determining protein MinC: MQKKPIELKGSNFTLLVLYLNNHNIDIINKSLRKKIKECPGFFKNAPVIVNIAGLCNKADWKRIQDIITSHGFSVIGVSGCKNHILKKNIIDSGIPILSESKNNNINMVHNPCVTSLVKTQKDIIKKIEKTHIIDIPVRSGQKIYAKDSDLIVTNNVSAGAELVADGNIHIYGSVRGRVLAGANGDITRKIFCTRLLAELVSISGEYWLLDQIPSEFIGKAAQIYLKNKFLTINSLS, from the coding sequence ATGCAAAAAAAACCCATTGAACTAAAAGGTAGTAATTTTACATTGTTAGTTCTTTATTTGAATAATCATAACATAGATATAATAAACAAATCATTACGTAAAAAAATTAAAGAATGTCCGGGATTTTTTAAAAATGCACCTGTTATTGTAAATATTGCAGGTTTATGTAATAAAGCAGATTGGAAAAGAATACAAGACATTATTACTTCTCATGGTTTTTCTGTGATAGGAGTCAGTGGTTGTAAAAATCATATATTAAAAAAAAATATTATTGATTCAGGAATACCTATTTTATCAGAAAGCAAAAATAATAATATAAACATGGTTCATAATCCTTGTGTTACTTCTTTAGTAAAAACTCAAAAAGATATAATTAAAAAAATAGAAAAAACTCATATTATAGATATACCTGTTCGATCAGGTCAAAAAATTTATGCAAAAGATTCTGATTTAATAGTCACTAATAATGTTAGTGCCGGAGCAGAATTAGTAGCAGATGGAAATATTCATATTTATGGAAGTGTTCGCGGAAGAGTTCTAGCAGGTGCTAATGGAGATATAACAAGAAAAATATTTTGTACAAGGTTATTAGCTGAATTAGTTTCTATATCTGGAGAATATTGGTTATTAGATCAAATACCATCAGAATTTATTGGAAAAGCAGCTCAAATTTACTTAAAAAATAAATTTTTAACTATCAATTCTCTCAGTTAA
- the minD gene encoding septum site-determining protein MinD, whose translation MTRIIVVTSGKGGVGKTTSSAAIATGLARKGKKTIVIDFDIGLRNLDLIMGCERRVVYDFINVIQGDATLNQALIKDKKTNNLFILPASQTRDKDSLTHIGVEKVLSELVKMKFDFIICDSPAGIETGAILAIYFADEAIITTNPEVSSVRDSDRILGIIASKSKRAEQNKTPIKEYLLLTRYNPTRVKKGEMLSMTDVLDILRIPIIGVIPEDPSVLRASNQGESIILDVNSNAGHAYFDAVNRLLGEKHRFRFIEEEKKSFLQRLFGR comes from the coding sequence ATGACACGGATTATTGTAGTAACTTCAGGGAAAGGAGGTGTAGGTAAAACTACTTCGAGTGCAGCCATAGCAACAGGTTTGGCAAGAAAAGGAAAAAAAACAATTGTTATAGATTTTGATATAGGATTAAGAAATTTAGATTTAATTATGGGATGTGAACGTAGAGTAGTCTATGACTTTATTAATGTAATTCAAGGGGATGCAACTCTGAATCAAGCATTAATTAAAGATAAAAAAACAAACAATTTATTTATTCTTCCGGCATCACAAACTCGAGATAAAGATTCCTTAACACATATAGGAGTTGAAAAAGTTTTATCAGAACTTGTAAAAATGAAATTTGATTTTATTATTTGTGATTCACCAGCAGGAATAGAAACTGGTGCAATTTTAGCAATATATTTTGCAGATGAAGCTATTATTACTACTAATCCCGAAGTGTCTTCAGTACGAGATTCAGATCGAATCTTAGGAATTATTGCATCTAAATCAAAAAGAGCTGAACAAAACAAAACTCCTATAAAAGAATATCTTTTATTAACACGTTATAATCCTACGCGTGTTAAAAAAGGTGAAATGTTAAGTATGACAGACGTTTTAGATATTCTGAGAATACCTATAATAGGTGTCATACCTGAAGATCCATCTGTTCTTCGTGCTTCTAATCAAGGAGAATCTATTATATTAGATGTTAATTCAAATGCAGGACATGCTTATTTTGATGCTGTTAATCGATTATTAGGTGAAAAACATCGTTTCCGTTTTATCGAAGAAGAAAAAAAAAGTTTTTTACAACGTTTATTCGGGAGATAG
- the pyrC gene encoding dihydroorotase, with product MSKFEKKIIIIKPDDWHVHLRDKKILNKVIKYTGQFYKRAVIMPNLKDPITSCFKSIAYRKQILKAMNVNYKFEPLMTCYLTSSTTPKELEFGFFKKIFIAAKLYPHCSTTNSQQGVKAISDINCVLECMEKIGMPLLIHGEEINQNIDIYDRESEFIKNTLEPLRNKFPQLKIVLEHITTKESVEYIKKHDCNYLSGTITPHHLMLNRNDMFSSGIQPYLYCLPILKKNKHQKALRKAIASGDNHFFLGSDTAPHLHKNKIGSFGCAGIFNAPSSFLSYVTIFEEMKALKYLQAFCSENGPKFYNMPINKETITLVKKPYKVLKQINFGKNKIIPFLSGKTLNWSLQK from the coding sequence ATGTCTAAATTTGAAAAAAAAATAATTATTATAAAACCTGATGATTGGCACGTACACTTAAGAGATAAAAAAATTTTAAATAAAGTTATCAAATATACTGGGCAATTTTATAAAAGAGCGGTCATTATGCCAAATCTTAAAGACCCTATTACAAGCTGTTTCAAAAGCATCGCTTATCGTAAACAAATTTTAAAAGCAATGAATGTAAATTATAAATTTGAACCATTAATGACTTGTTATTTAACTAGTTCGACTACTCCTAAAGAATTAGAATTTGGTTTTTTTAAAAAAATATTTATAGCAGCTAAATTATATCCTCATTGTTCTACGACTAATTCTCAACAAGGCGTCAAAGCAATCAGTGATATTAATTGTGTGTTAGAATGTATGGAAAAAATAGGAATGCCATTATTAATTCATGGTGAAGAGATTAATCAAAATATAGATATCTATGATAGAGAATCAGAATTTATTAAAAATACTTTAGAACCTTTACGTAATAAGTTTCCACAGTTAAAAATAGTATTAGAACATATTACAACTAAAGAATCTGTAGAATATATTAAGAAACATGATTGCAATTATCTATCAGGAACAATTACACCACATCATTTAATGTTAAATCGAAACGATATGTTTTCTAGTGGCATTCAACCATACCTTTATTGTCTTCCTATCTTAAAAAAAAATAAACATCAAAAAGCATTAAGAAAAGCTATAGCTAGTGGAGACAATCATTTTTTTTTAGGAAGTGACACAGCGCCACATTTACATAAAAATAAAATTGGTTCTTTTGGATGTGCTGGCATATTTAATGCTCCTTCTTCTTTCTTATCTTATGTTACAATTTTTGAAGAAATGAAGGCATTGAAATATTTACAAGCTTTTTGTTCAGAAAATGGTCCTAAATTTTATAATATGCCAATTAATAAAGAAACTATAACATTAGTTAAAAAACCATATAAAGTTTTGAAACAAATTAATTTTGGTAAGAACAAAATTATTCCATTTTTATCAGGTAAAACTTTAAACTGGTCTCTTCAAAAATAA
- the tsaB gene encoding tRNA (adenosine(37)-N6)-threonylcarbamoyltransferase complex dimerization subunit type 1 TsaB, translating into MSNIILAIDTSIDYCSVAIYKKQHIYFLSEKCKKKHTSQVLPMLKKLLFQTKTTFQELNYIGFAKGPGNFTSIRIAASIAQSLSLSLKIPIISISTLLIIAEKTWRKYKKKNVIVIMQAKKTHVYWAQYIRNQESIWIGEHTESLIKTESIKDKMNKLEKNWTCVGNGSKIIEYKNISNSIKDDVFFPEAQDIIPFILLKIKNRAFFYSTNTELNYLYNNF; encoded by the coding sequence ATGTCTAATATAATTTTGGCAATTGATACATCAATTGACTACTGTTCAGTTGCTATATATAAAAAACAACATATTTATTTTCTATCAGAAAAATGTAAAAAAAAACATACCTCACAAGTATTACCTATGCTAAAAAAATTATTATTTCAGACAAAAACTACATTCCAAGAATTAAATTATATTGGTTTTGCAAAAGGACCTGGTAATTTTACTAGTATACGTATTGCAGCAAGTATCGCTCAAAGTTTATCTTTGAGTTTAAAAATTCCTATAATTAGTATTTCTACTTTGCTCATTATAGCTGAAAAAACATGGCGAAAATATAAAAAAAAAAATGTTATTGTTATAATGCAAGCTAAAAAAACACATGTATATTGGGCTCAATATATTAGAAATCAAGAATCTATTTGGATAGGAGAGCACACAGAATCTTTAATAAAAACAGAATCGATTAAAGATAAAATGAATAAGCTAGAAAAAAATTGGACTTGTGTTGGTAATGGATCAAAAATAATTGAATATAAAAATATTTCAAACTCTATTAAAGATGATGTTTTTTTTCCTGAGGCTCAAGATATTATTCCATTTATTTTATTAAAAATCAAAAATAGAGCATTTTTTTATTCTACAAATACTGAATTAAATTACTTATATAATAATTTTTAA
- the flgB gene encoding flagellar basal body rod protein FlgB, translated as MFNQINQVFDFNQKALNIYVKRQEILASNIANADTPGYKAVDINFKDELNKTLNKKDTKIILKKTSPNHLNGKNNHISLLKIIPVISNNIKPDGNTVNMDRERIEFVNNSLKYVSTLAFIKNEIKNIIHVLQG; from the coding sequence ATGTTTAATCAAATTAACCAAGTGTTTGATTTTAACCAAAAAGCATTAAATATTTATGTTAAAAGACAAGAAATTTTGGCTTCTAATATTGCTAATGCTGATACACCTGGATATAAAGCTGTAGATATTAATTTTAAAGATGAACTGAATAAAACATTAAACAAGAAAGATACAAAAATTATTCTTAAAAAAACATCTCCTAATCATCTTAATGGAAAAAATAACCATATATCTTTATTAAAAATAATACCTGTAATAAGTAATAACATCAAACCAGATGGAAATACAGTTAATATGGATAGAGAAAGAATCGAATTTGTAAATAATAGTTTAAAATACGTATCAACTTTAGCATTTATAAAAAATGAAATTAAAAATATAATACATGTTTTACAAGGATAA
- the rsmC gene encoding 16S rRNA (guanine(1207)-N(2))-methyltransferase RsmC, translating to MLFSQNSQLILRHTKKFKTKKVFFFGNIQDNFPEYLSTIETKINFQKYDDYKNFKKNNIKKIDVYNRFLVSDEMIKNCDTIIYYWPKNKSEAKFQLINLISHFSTQTEIFIVGENSSGIKSAPLILKAWMELYKIDSAKHSILMSGFLKRKKKFILDHFFKIHKWKNFFIKSLPGVFGYKKIDEGSKVLASTFSKNITGDVLDIGCGTGFLSVSLFYYSPNVVMTLVDNNIVALRCAQDTFDFNRLKGKIICSDLYSNIFKKFNLIISNPPFHNNLKTNFHIIKKIICDSIKYLKPKGELRFVTNSCFSYHDLLTKVFKRYFIMKKTNKYKVYQAFLN from the coding sequence TTGTTATTTTCTCAAAATAGCCAACTAATACTACGTCACACTAAAAAATTCAAAACAAAAAAGGTATTTTTTTTCGGAAATATACAAGATAACTTTCCTGAATATTTATCTACAATTGAAACAAAAATAAATTTTCAAAAATATGATGACTATAAAAATTTTAAAAAAAACAATATTAAAAAAATTGACGTTTATAATCGTTTTCTAGTCTCTGATGAAATGATTAAAAATTGTGATACAATAATTTATTATTGGCCTAAAAACAAATCTGAAGCTAAATTTCAATTAATCAACTTAATATCTCATTTTTCAACACAAACTGAAATATTTATTGTAGGAGAAAATTCTAGTGGTATAAAAAGCGCACCATTAATATTAAAAGCATGGATGGAATTATACAAAATAGATAGCGCTAAACATTCTATACTAATGTCAGGCTTTCTTAAAAGAAAAAAAAAATTTATATTAGATCATTTTTTTAAAATACATAAATGGAAAAATTTTTTTATCAAATCTTTACCAGGTGTTTTTGGTTACAAAAAAATAGATGAAGGAAGCAAGGTACTTGCATCAACTTTTTCAAAAAATATAACTGGTGATGTTTTAGATATTGGTTGTGGAACAGGATTTTTATCAGTATCTTTATTCTATTATTCTCCTAATGTAGTTATGACATTAGTCGACAATAATATTGTTGCATTAAGATGTGCTCAAGATACATTTGATTTTAATCGATTAAAAGGAAAAATTATATGCAGTGATCTTTATTCTAATATATTTAAAAAATTTAATTTGATTATTTCCAATCCACCTTTTCATAATAATTTAAAAACAAATTTTCATATAATAAAAAAAATAATATGTGATTCTATAAAATATTTAAAACCGAAAGGAGAATTGAGATTTGTTACTAATAGTTGTTTTAGTTATCATGATTTATTGACAAAAGTATTTAAAAGATATTTTATAATGAAGAAAACTAATAAATATAAAGTTTATCAAGCTTTTTTAAATTAG
- a CDS encoding TerC family protein has product MEFFLDPSTWAGLLTLVILEVVLGIDNLIFVAILSEKLPPNQRDKARLIGLGLALVMRLALLSLISWVVTLTSPIIHNSFFSLSVRDVILLFGGLFLLFKTTIELHERLENNYHENSENKNYAGFWAVVIQIVILDAVFSLDAIITAVGMVNQLLIMMIAVILATTLMLLASKALTNFINLHQTVVVLCLSFLLMIGFSLVTEALRFYIPKGYLYAAIGFSILIEIFNQIARHNFMKNQSRRPMRQRAAEAIFRLMVGEKNKKKQIKKTDLDQKKTTSIQSESEIETFKDEERYMINGVLTLAGRSIRSIMTPRRNISWVNTEKNTDEIRMQLLDTPHSLFPVCKGELDEIIGIVRAKELLVAIEKKIDVSDFASKILPIVIPDTLDPINLLGVLRRAQGSFVIVSNEFGVIQGLITPLDVLEAIAGEFPDADETPDIIKEHNSWLVKGETDLHSLQQLLNTEELIKENNYASLGGLLIAQKGQLPLPGEVIYIYPFHFHIIKATEYRIDLVRIIKNQDHNQEIFK; this is encoded by the coding sequence ATGGAGTTTTTTTTAGACCCGTCAACTTGGGCCGGCTTATTAACACTAGTTATTCTAGAAGTAGTATTAGGAATTGATAATTTAATATTTGTAGCTATTTTGTCAGAAAAACTACCTCCTAATCAAAGAGATAAAGCCCGTTTAATTGGTTTGGGATTAGCTCTAGTAATGCGATTAGCATTATTATCATTAATATCTTGGGTTGTAACACTCACTTCCCCTATTATTCATAATAGTTTTTTTTCTTTATCAGTACGTGATGTAATCCTTTTATTTGGTGGTTTATTTTTATTATTTAAAACTACAATAGAATTACATGAAAGATTAGAAAATAATTATCATGAAAATTCAGAAAATAAAAATTATGCAGGTTTTTGGGCTGTAGTAATTCAAATAGTTATATTAGATGCTGTATTTTCGTTAGATGCTATCATAACAGCTGTTGGTATGGTAAACCAATTATTAATTATGATGATAGCAGTTATATTAGCTACTACTTTAATGTTATTAGCATCAAAAGCATTAACTAATTTTATTAATTTACATCAAACAGTAGTAGTATTATGTCTTAGTTTTTTATTGATGATTGGGTTTAGTTTAGTAACAGAAGCATTAAGATTCTACATTCCAAAAGGATATTTATATGCTGCAATAGGTTTTTCTATTTTAATAGAGATTTTTAATCAAATAGCACGTCATAATTTTATGAAAAATCAATCTAGAAGACCAATGAGACAAAGAGCAGCAGAAGCTATTTTCCGTTTGATGGTAGGAGAAAAAAACAAAAAAAAACAAATAAAAAAAACAGATCTAGATCAAAAAAAAACAACATCTATTCAATCCGAATCAGAAATAGAAACTTTTAAAGACGAAGAACGATATATGATTAATGGTGTTTTAACCTTAGCTGGTCGTTCTATTAGAAGTATTATGACTCCAAGAAGAAATATTTCTTGGGTAAATACAGAAAAAAATACTGATGAAATTCGCATGCAATTATTAGATACACCCCATAGTTTATTTCCAGTATGTAAAGGAGAACTAGATGAAATCATAGGAATTGTACGTGCTAAAGAATTATTAGTAGCCATTGAAAAAAAAATAGACGTATCTGATTTTGCTAGTAAAATATTACCAATTGTTATCCCAGATACTCTAGATCCTATTAATCTTCTAGGTGTACTACGTCGTGCTCAAGGAAGTTTTGTAATTGTAAGCAATGAATTTGGTGTGATACAAGGATTAATCACTCCTTTAGATGTTTTAGAAGCTATAGCAGGTGAATTTCCAGATGCTGATGAAACACCAGATATTATAAAAGAACATAATAGTTGGTTAGTAAAAGGTGAAACTGATTTGCATTCATTACAACAATTACTAAACACTGAAGAATTAATTAAAGAAAATAATTACGCTTCTTTAGGAGGACTGCTAATTGCTCAAAAAGGTCAATTACCCCTTCCAGGAGAAGTTATCTATATTTATCCTTTTCATTTTCATATTATTAAAGCAACTGAATATCGCATTGATTTAGTAAGAATTATTAAAAATCAGGATCATAATCAAGAAATTTTTAAATAA